The Streptomyces tendae DNA segment CCCGCCCGTCCGTGGTTTCACGTGGAACATGCGGGGCCGATCGAGGCGATCGGCCCCGCGGCACGTACTCAGAGGTGCACGCGGCCTACCGGTCGGCTTGTCACACAGCCTGTGGAGGCCGGGAAACAGAGGGCGTTGCGCCGTTAGTCTGGTGGCGTACGGCGTGGGTCTGGTGCCGTGGTACGACGGAAGGGACGGCATGTACAGCTGGATCTGGCGGCATCTGCCGGGCAACGGATGGGTGAGGGCACTCATCTCACTCGTGCTGATCACCGTCGTGGTCTACGTCCTCTTCCAGTACGTCTTCCCGTGGGCGGAGCCGCTGCTGCCCTTCAACGATGTGACGGTGGACAACCAGTGAGCGCGCGCATTCTCGTCGTCGACAACTACGACAGCTTCGTCTTCAACCTTGTCCAGTACCTGTACCAGCTGGGCGCCGAGTGTGAGGTCCTGCGCAACGACGAGGTGTCGACGGGCCACGCCCAGGACGGCTTCGACGGCGTGCTGCTGTCCCCGGGCCCCGGCACCCCTGAAGAGGCCGGGGTCTGCGTGGACATGGTGCGCCACTGCGCCGCGACCGGGGTGCCGGTCTTCGGCGTCTGCCTGGGCATGCAGTCGATGCAGGTGGCGTACGGCGGTGTGGTCGACCGCGCCCCCGAGCTGCTGCACGGCAAGACCTCCCCGGTGACGCACGAGGGCAAGGGCGTCTTCGCCGGACTGCCCTCCCCGTTCACGGCCACCCGGTACCACTCGCTGGCCGCCGAGCCGGCCACGGTCCCGGCGGAGCTGGAGGTCACGGCCCGCACCGCGGACGGCATCGTGATGGGACTCAGGCACCGTGAACTCCTGGTGGAGGGGGTGCAGTTCCACCCTGAGTCGGTGCTGACCGAGCACGGCCACCGGATGTTGGCCAACTGGCTCGCGGAGTGTGGTGACACGGAGGCCGTGGCGAGATCCGCGGGGCTCGCCCCGGTGGTGGGCAGGTCCTCGGCGTGACGGCGCTGCGCCCCGAGCGCGAGTCCGGCGCCCATGGGTACGGCGCCGGCGACCAGGGCACCTCGTACGGCGGGCAGCCGTACGGGGTCCAGGGCGCGTACGGGGACGGGTGGTACGGCGGGGCGGCGACGCCCGACCCTTACGGGGGCACCGCCGACGACGCCACCACGCGGCTGCCGCCGATCGACGAGGAGACCGTCGCGCTGCGCATTCCGGACCCGCCGGAGCGCGCGGTACGTGAGGAACCTCCCGCTCCGGGGGGCCGGGCAGCCCGCAGGAAGGCGGCCAAGAAGCGGCAGGGGCGCCGTGGAGGCTCTCACAAGGCCGCCGACGGGTCCTCGGCCGGCCGGGGCCCTGACGACGCCTCTGAGGGGGCGTCACGGGCCTCGGCCGGCCGGGGCCCTGACGACGCCTCTGAGGGGGCGTCACGGGCGCCGCTGTCCCGTGTCGAGGCGCGTCGGCAGGCTCGGGCGCGTAAGGCCAGCCCGGCGGTCGTGGCGAGCCGGGCCATCGGCGAGGTGTTCATCACCACCGGCGTGTTGATGCTCCTGTTCGTCACCTACCAGCTGTGGTGGACGAACGTGCGCGCGCACGCGCAGGCCGGCAAGGAGGCCAGCGACCTCCAGCAGGACTGGGCGAACGGCGAGCGTAAACCGGGGGCGTTCGAGCCGGGGCAGGGCTTCGCGCTGCTGCACATCCCCAAGCTGGACGTGGTGGTGCCGATCGCCGAGGGCATCAGCAGCAAGAAGGTCCTCGACCGGGGCATGGTCGGCCACTACGCGGAGGGCGCGCTGAAGACGGCGATGCCGGACGCGAAGACCGGCAACTTCGGGCTCGCGGGCCACCGCAACACGCACGGGGAGCCGTTCCGGTACATCAACCGGCTGCAGCCGGGCGATCCGATCGTGGTGGAGACGCAGGACACGTACTTCGTCTACAAGACGGCGTCGACGTTGCCGGTGACGCCACCGAGCAATGTGAGCGTCCTCGAACCGGTGCCCAAGGGCTCGGGCTTCACCGGGCCCGGCCGCTACATCACGCTGACCACGTGCACACCTGAGTTCACCAGCAAGTACCGCTTGATCGTCTGGGGTCAGATGGTCGAGGAACGGCCGCGCAGCAAGGGCAAGCCGGATGCGCTCGTCAGTTAAGGGCAGAGGAAACGTGGCAGCGACCGCCGACGACACCGCACAGCACTCCGACGCGCCCGCGTCCCCGCCGCCCAGGGCACGCCGCCGCATGGGGCCGGTGGCCATGGTGATCAGCTTCTTCGGGGAGATGCTCATCACCGCGGGCGTGCTGCTCGGCCTGTTCGTCGTCTACTCGTTGTGGTGGACGAACGTCGTCGCGGACCGCGCGGCGGACCGGCAGGCGGACAAGGTGCGCGACTCCTGGGCCCAGGAGTCCGGCGGCGGCGACAAGAGCGCACCCGCCGTCTACGACAGCAAGAACGGCATCGGCTTCCTGCACGTGCCCGCGATGAGCGGCGACGACATCCTCGTCGAGAAGGGCACGTCGATGAAGGTCCTCAACGACGGCGTGGCCGGCTACTACACCGACCCCGTGAAGGCGACCCTGCCGACGTCCGGCAAGAAGGGCAACTTCTCCCTCGCCGCGCACCGGGACGGTCACGGCGCGAAGTTTCACGGCATCCACAAGATCAGGAAGGGTGATCCGATCGTCTTCGAGACGAAGGACACCTGGTACGTCTACAAGGTCTTCGGCATCCTCCCGGAGACGTCGAAGTACAACGTCGACGTCCTCGCCAAGGTCCCCGCGGAGTCCGGCCGCAAGAAGGCCGGCCACTACATCACGCTGACGACCTGCACGCCGATCTACACCAGCACGTACCGCTACATCGTCTGGGGCGAACTGGTCCGCAAGGAGAAGGTGGACGAGAACCGCACCCCGCCGCAGGAGCTGAACTGATCCAGGCCCCGCGCCCGAGGTCCCGGACCGACGAAAAGCCCCGGCCCCCTCCGAAGAGGGGGCCGGGGCTCCTGTCGTGCGAGGTGCCTGCCGCGGATCAGCCGCCCCCGAAGAAGCCGCCGTCACCGCCGCCGCCACCGCCGACCGTGAACAGGGTCACTCCCGTGCCCTTGTCCACCGGGGTGCCCTGGGGCGGGTTGGAACCGAACACGCGGGCGTTGGGGTCGTTCGGACCGGTGACACCGGTGACGGAGAGTCCCGCCTCCCCGAGGAGACGCTGGGCTTCCTCGAGCTTCTTGCCGTTGATCTCCGGCACGGCCACCTTCTCGGCTGCCTTCGCCTTGCCGATGAAGATCGTCACCTGGCTGTTCTTGGAGACCTGGGTGTTCGCATCGGGCGAGGTGCGGATGACCTTGCCGACCAGGTTCGGGTCGTCCGTCTCCTCTTCGACGCAGTTGCCGGTGAGGGTGCTGGCCGTCATCTGGGCCTTGGCCTCCTCACAGCTCTTGGTGAGGACGTCCGGGACCGTGGCCTTGTCCTCGGCCTTGGCGACGGTGAGGGTGACGGTCGTACCCTTCTCCACCTCTTCACCGAGATCCGGCTTCTGCTCGATGACCGTGCCCGGCTCCTCGCCGCTGATCTTTTCTTCGACCTCGACGACGAACTGGTACTTGTCGCCCTCGAGTTCGGCCTTGGCGTCGTCGATGTCGTCACCGATCACGCTCGGCACGGCGACCTTCGGCGCCCCCGTGGAGACCGTCAGGGTGACGGTGGACTCCTTGTCCACCTTCGTCCCGGCTGCCGGGTCCTGGTCACAGACGTTGCCCTTGGCCTGGTTCTCGCAGGGCTTCTCCGTGAAGGCCAACGTCAAATCGCTGTTGTCGGCGAGTTTTTGCGCGTTCGCCTTCGTCTCGCCGACGAAGTTCGGGGCCGCGACGGTGCCGTTGCCCACGCCGCCGCTGCCGTTGATCGCCCAGCGGCCGATCAGGATGGCGCCGATCAGGACCAGCACACCCGCCACGACCAGCAATATCGTGGAGGTGTTGTTCTTCTTCGGCGGGCGGCGACGGCTCTGGCGCTCGTCGTAGCCGTAGCCGCCGTCGTCCGGGTTCATGGGCGGCAGCATCGAGGTGGCCCCGCCGGCGTCCGCGCGCAGCGCCGTCGTCGGCTGGTCGTCCGGGTAACCGCCGTAGCCGACCGAGCCCATGGCCGCGGTCGCCGCGACGGGCTGGCCGTCGAGGCAGGCCTCGATGTCGGCACGCATCTCGTCGGCCGACTGGTAGCGGTAGTCGGGGTCCTTGACCAGCGCCTTCAGTACGATCGCGTCCATCTCGGGCGTGATCTCGGGGTCGAAGACGCTCGGCGGCTGCGGTTCCTCCCGCACGTGCTGGTAGGCGACCGCGACCGGGGAGTCGCCCACGAAGGGAGGCCGGACGGTCAGCAGTTCGTAGAGCAGGCAGCCGGTGGAGTACAGGTCGGAACGCGCGTCCACCTGTTCGCCCTTGGCCTGCTCCGGCGAGAGGTACTGCGCGGTGCCGATGACCGCCGCGGTCTGGGTCATCGTCATGCCGGAGTCGCCCATTGCGCGGGCGATGCCGAAGTCCATGACCTTGACCTGGCCGTTGCGCGTCAGCATGACGTTCGCGGGCTTGATGTCGCGGTGGACGATGCCGGCCCGGTGGGAGTACTCCAGCGCCTGGAGGATGCCGATGGTCATCTCCAGCGTGCGTTCCGGCAGCAGCTTGCGGCCGCTGTGCAGAAGCTCGCGGAGCGTGGAGCCGTCGACGTACTCCATGACGATGTACGGGATGGAGACCCCGTCGATGTAGTCCTCGCCCGTGTCGTAGACCGCAACGATCGCGGGATGGTTGAGCGAGGCGGCCGACTGGGCCTCCCGGCGGAACCGGGCCTGGAAGGACGGGTCGCGCGCGAGATCCGCGCGTAGCGTCTTCACCGCCACCTGGCGTCCGAGCCTGGTGTCATGTGCGTGGTAAACCTCCGCCATGCCACCACGGCCGAGCACCGGGCCCAGCTCGTACCGGCCGCCTAGGCGACGCGGCTCTTCCATAGCTACCTACCAGCCCTCTCCGTCGGTCCCGGGCAGCACACTTGTGCCGCCGGAGGCTGCCGTCCGGGCCTACCGTACCCGGCTCGTTCTGTGTGACCTGGCCAAGTACGTCAGCCGATACAGGACCGGTACCGCAACGTGCACCGATGTGAGGCAGACGTGATGGGGGTCACTGCTTGCCCTTGAGGACCGCCTCCATCACGCTCTTGGCGATCGGTGCGGCGAGACCGCCACCGGAGATGTCGTCGCGCACGGCGTTCTCGTCCTCGATCACGACCGCCACGGCGACGGGGGAGCTGCCGTCCTCGCCCTTGGCGTAGGAGATGAACCACGCGTAGGGGTTCTCGCTGTTGTCCACACCGTGCTGAGCGGTACCGGTCTTGCCACCTACGGTGACGCCGGGAATCTTGGCGTTGGTTCCCGTGCCGTCCTCGACGACCGTCTCCATCATCGACTGGAGGATCTGCGCGTTCTTCGCCGACATCGGCCGGCTCATCTCCTCCGGGTCCGTCTTCTCGATG contains these protein-coding regions:
- a CDS encoding class E sortase, with translation MAATADDTAQHSDAPASPPPRARRRMGPVAMVISFFGEMLITAGVLLGLFVVYSLWWTNVVADRAADRQADKVRDSWAQESGGGDKSAPAVYDSKNGIGFLHVPAMSGDDILVEKGTSMKVLNDGVAGYYTDPVKATLPTSGKKGNFSLAAHRDGHGAKFHGIHKIRKGDPIVFETKDTWYVYKVFGILPETSKYNVDVLAKVPAESGRKKAGHYITLTTCTPIYTSTYRYIVWGELVRKEKVDENRTPPQELN
- the pknB gene encoding Stk1 family PASTA domain-containing Ser/Thr kinase, whose translation is MEEPRRLGGRYELGPVLGRGGMAEVYHAHDTRLGRQVAVKTLRADLARDPSFQARFRREAQSAASLNHPAIVAVYDTGEDYIDGVSIPYIVMEYVDGSTLRELLHSGRKLLPERTLEMTIGILQALEYSHRAGIVHRDIKPANVMLTRNGQVKVMDFGIARAMGDSGMTMTQTAAVIGTAQYLSPEQAKGEQVDARSDLYSTGCLLYELLTVRPPFVGDSPVAVAYQHVREEPQPPSVFDPEITPEMDAIVLKALVKDPDYRYQSADEMRADIEACLDGQPVAATAAMGSVGYGGYPDDQPTTALRADAGGATSMLPPMNPDDGGYGYDERQSRRRPPKKNNTSTILLVVAGVLVLIGAILIGRWAINGSGGVGNGTVAAPNFVGETKANAQKLADNSDLTLAFTEKPCENQAKGNVCDQDPAAGTKVDKESTVTLTVSTGAPKVAVPSVIGDDIDDAKAELEGDKYQFVVEVEEKISGEEPGTVIEQKPDLGEEVEKGTTVTLTVAKAEDKATVPDVLTKSCEEAKAQMTASTLTGNCVEEETDDPNLVGKVIRTSPDANTQVSKNSQVTIFIGKAKAAEKVAVPEINGKKLEEAQRLLGEAGLSVTGVTGPNDPNARVFGSNPPQGTPVDKGTGVTLFTVGGGGGGDGGFFGGG
- a CDS encoding aminodeoxychorismate/anthranilate synthase component II — its product is MSARILVVDNYDSFVFNLVQYLYQLGAECEVLRNDEVSTGHAQDGFDGVLLSPGPGTPEEAGVCVDMVRHCAATGVPVFGVCLGMQSMQVAYGGVVDRAPELLHGKTSPVTHEGKGVFAGLPSPFTATRYHSLAAEPATVPAELEVTARTADGIVMGLRHRELLVEGVQFHPESVLTEHGHRMLANWLAECGDTEAVARSAGLAPVVGRSSA
- a CDS encoding class E sortase, whose protein sequence is MTALRPERESGAHGYGAGDQGTSYGGQPYGVQGAYGDGWYGGAATPDPYGGTADDATTRLPPIDEETVALRIPDPPERAVREEPPAPGGRAARRKAAKKRQGRRGGSHKAADGSSAGRGPDDASEGASRASAGRGPDDASEGASRAPLSRVEARRQARARKASPAVVASRAIGEVFITTGVLMLLFVTYQLWWTNVRAHAQAGKEASDLQQDWANGERKPGAFEPGQGFALLHIPKLDVVVPIAEGISSKKVLDRGMVGHYAEGALKTAMPDAKTGNFGLAGHRNTHGEPFRYINRLQPGDPIVVETQDTYFVYKTASTLPVTPPSNVSVLEPVPKGSGFTGPGRYITLTTCTPEFTSKYRLIVWGQMVEERPRSKGKPDALVS